Below is a genomic region from Fusarium oxysporum Fo47 chromosome XI, complete sequence.
TCTTAGATCCTGTTTAGCCTGTTCTTTCTCACTGTGAATTGCTTAACCGCTTTCCGATTACGTAACGTGCCGCAGTGGACACGAAGCAAGGAAATTAAATAAGCTTACGGTCGGCTTCCTCGTTCGAGTTTAACCCCGGCATTTCATCCCACTTAAAACGGGAAAAGAAATGCCGATCTCCACACAGTTTATAGCGACCTATGCACAATGTGTCAAGGATTGACCTATCAGAGGCGGCATGTGAAAGGCGGCTCGTTGCGGTGAAACAAGCATAAAAGTTTTGATGGCATATGATGTTGGTGGGTTTTTCGTTCTCGTTTAGGACGGTTTCTTTACCGAGGACCTCCGTCGGTTTCTTGTACCAGCTGTGCTTACAATTATTTCCTGTAAAATGATGGTGAATAACGGAATGAGATTGCTGGAAAAGGGCACAGGGTAGGAATCCTCCGAGGTCAGACTGGGACAAGTTGGCTCATGTGAGACATTGAAGCTTGGTTGAGCTACCTTGGATTGAATCATCTGGGGCACGCATGTCATGTCACATAACGAACTGCCTCATCGGCCGCAGCTGAATGAGATTGTGAATGAAACGTAGAAGTTAGACTAGTAACTCTTTTGAGCATGATCTTCGTATCAAGCTGACCAAACAGAGTGAAGGTAATCTGTATTAAAACTCCTGGTCTGCTTCCATTTCTCTGTCGATAAGACTCCTAGGCATTCGTAAATCCAGCAATCACTCTTCATTGATTATTATCGTTATCTTTGTGAGTCCACTTGGTTATCTTGCCCTCGTCTTGGCGTCCAACTAACAACACTTATAGACGTCGTTGCCCAGCATGACTACTGACCGCACCACTTCCGTTGCTCCCCCACGTAACCCGACGCCACCAAAAGAAGCTTGGGACACTTCTAAAGAGACCTCGTTCAGACTCCCCGACGGCGAAACCAATATCTGGATTGCCAATACTGGTCATGGCGATGGAAATGACTACCTCGTTGGATCTGGCGACACAACATTGGCGCGGTGGTCAATGGATGGTCGAGAGACCAGAATATCGCCAGCCATGGTCAATGACAACAGAGCTCAATTCGGTCCTGTCTTTGAGCTGGAGATCTTGAACTCTGACGTCGCTGATCCTCGTTCGCCTTTTGCATCTCACGGTAGACAGCAAGACCTCGCATTGACCTGGGCGTCTGTCTACGCTCTGTGGCTGCACCCAGATCATAGGGACGACGACTTGATAGCCATCTCGGTCGACAGTCAAAGAATTGGCGAATACATCAAGTGCACTGGCTTAGGTGTGCTATCGCCATTTTCACCTACTACAACTCCCCGAGAGACCATTTACTGGCTCTCTCACGATGCATTCTGGCAAGGCGCTGGAGCACCAGACTCACAGCACTGGCTTCAATCACGACCTGAAGTGACATCATTCCCAGGCTTCAATGGCACAATGGGTGTCTTCGCAAACCAATTGGGCTTCACACGCAAGGGAAACGTCTGCACCGTTCATCCCGTTCGAcctcccaagcccaagccagGCATTGTCATCTACTCCCGCTTCATCGTCGAGCTTGGTCAGCAGTTACAAATCCGACACATCGACGCATCCAATCCCGTCCACTTCGAGACCTACAAGCGATGGCAAAACTCAGACCGAGTCAACAAGGCATGGAAAGAGCGTGGACCAGACGAGCATCATCGAGCATACCTTGCCAAGCAATTAGAAGACCCCCATACCATGTCATGTGTGTTTGAGTGGGACGGAGAACTCGCAGGCTACACCGAGATTGGATGGGTCATGGAGGACAACGCAGCATGCTTCTTTGGGTCCAATTGCAACATCACAGTGGGCGAGCACGACCAAAACTCACACATCATAGTGGGAGAAGAGCGTTTCCGCGGCGGCAAACGGTATCAGGCTGTCGCCACGTCGATCAAGCACTGCTGCTTCCTGCGCGATCCTCGCACTAAGCAGGTGATAGCTGAGCCCGAATACGATCTTAACCACGTTCAGATCCAGGACAGATTTTTGCCgcaggagaggaagaagcgTTTCCACCTGCCGCACAAGACGGCCATGCTGTTCGCCCTGCAGCGTGAGCGATTTTTCCAGGAGGCGCATTTTGTCTAAAATGGGGGGCACTTTTGTTCCATTAGCATGGTAGATCGACAGACCGGACCCTGAAAAATTGAGACATTCTTTTTTGCAATTGTAATTTCCATGACGTAACTTCGTATAGACCGTGCTGAGCAAGAATTATCTGATGCAGCTATTGCGATTGTGGCTAAGATCTTCGGAAAAATAACGTAAAACTTGTTAGAGTTGGTTGGCTGCATTGAGTCCCCGGGGCTAACCGAGCTTATTTTTGTTTGCACTGTAGGTAACCGTAATCTTATCAGATCATCAGCCCCCCACTGCGTTACGCTGGCCGAGATGAATTATGGGTGTCAGCAGGGATCGGACGTTTCACCGAATATGGAGACTGTAACTACCTACCATTTTTGGCTCCATACGCCATGACACACTGTGCTGAAGGAGAGTTTCTAGCTTCATTGAGGTGGACATCGTCATCAGTGTGGTTGAGTGCCGTGCTAAGATTGCCGAGCGATAACGGCCGACGTAATTTGGTGGTTTGCGACAGAGACCCTGTGTCTATTGATGATCTGGTAAACACCACGGCAGAGTATCACGAACTACCGTACAGCTGTTACACGGTGTAAGACAAGGATACTATCAACACCATGGATAACGCAATGTCTATGACACGGCCTCCTGTTACGCAGCTTCGGCCACTGCATACTCAACAACAATCGATAGAGGCATCTCAGCCAATCAGCTGGACCAGCTCTGTCGAGCCAAGACCTGATGAAGAAACCGCCATCAAGGCATTTGTGAAGCTTGTATCTCATCTTGTcgttcttgatgaagaggagaattTTTGTATTCAAGATACTAAGCGAGGTGGTTTTATCTTGGCTCAGTATTCGAGTTCTGAGAGAAACGAGCTTGGTAGCTTCCGTTTCGTTAAGCCTGAGAATCATCAAGATATTCCATCTGATTTCTCCTTTGGTGAAGGCAAGGTGAGTGGAAATGCTGGTTCATTAAGTCAGGGGTTCATTTGTATGCTGATGTTCTGCATAGAtccttcaacttcacttTGAAGAACACGAAGTTCAACTCAAGACGGATGCCAGTATCATCCCTGAGGCTGCCCTGGGGGCTCTTGGCTGCATGTTAGATGACATTATCACTGAGTTGCATCGAGGGCATCACGCAAGTCCTGAATGGACTCAGTCGTCTGTCCTCAACTTTCCCCCACGATCTGAACCCCTGTCCCTCTCTCTTGAAGATGTGACTTCAAACGACAATGGTGTGAAGAGTTCACTTCTGCACCGATGTTTTGAGAGGCGTGCGGCAGAGGAACCTGAGAGCATTGCTATCGACTATCTAACGGACCTCGAAAGTGGCAGTCGCGTGACTTTTACGTATCGTCAGGTCGCAAACGTAGCGACAGCATTGGCAGGCAAGGTTTTGAAGGCCTGTGAGGAGTCAACGCAGGCTCTCAAGACAGTCGCGGTGCTCATCGGACCATGTCCAGAACTCTACATCTCGTATCTGGCAGCTCTGAAGGCGGGAGTAGCCTTCTGTCCCATCGCCGTGGATGCGCCTAGAGAGAGGAAGGAGGCTTTGATGGCAGACCTGAAGCCATCTGCATTGCTTACAACAACATCCTTGCTGAAATTAGAGTCGTCCTCTCTTATCGATTCCTCGTTAGAGACCATCGACGTCACTCCCTTCCTCCAGGCTTGCGATACTGAACCAGAGCAACAGCCAACACCTGCAACAATGAGCGCGGACGACTTGGCCTACATCTTGTACACATCAGGAACAACTGGATTGCCCAAAGGAGTAGCCGTCAGTCATCTCTCGGCCTCATGCACCATCTCTGCCCTAAGCGCCCACTACGGTTTTCCCCAACCATCTCCTACATCCAAACCTGTCAGGTGGTTTCAAGGCGCTGCACCTACCTTTGACATCTCCCTATTCGAGATCTTTTGGACTCTTAGTACTGGCTCAACGCTCTGCTGTGCGCCTCGAGAGTTCACTCTACAAAACATCGACAAGGTTGTTACTACTTTGGAGGCTgatatcaccaacatcaCGCCTAGCTTCGCCAACTTGCTCGATCCCTCATCAATCAGTGGGCTTATGGTCGGTGGTGAGACCTTGAATGCTCGGCTTCTCCAGAAATTTGCTCCCTATAACCCGACAGTGAAGGGGGAACCTGGCAAAGTACCCCGAGGCATCTACAACGGATACGGACCTACCGAGGCGGCTATTTACTGTATTGCGCAAGCTCATGTGCCTGAAGGCCAGCGCGGATCCGTCATCGGAACACCGTTAGCAACTTGTGGCGTTCTTATTGTTCAGCCCCTGCCAATTCCTCAAACTGGCGAGAGCTTCAAGCCCCTCCCCATGGGTGCAGTAGGCGAACTCGTCATCACTGGACCTCAAGTTAGCAAGGTGGGCTACCTGAACCGCCCAGACGAAACAGCCGCGGCATTCCGAGATGACCCTCGATGGGGCCACGTCTACAAGACTGGTGACAGGGCCAGAATTGTCTGGGACAAGGGCGGCTCTCCCATGGTCGAATTCCTAGGCAGACTCTCTGATGATCAAGTCAAGCTCAGTGGACGACGTGTTGAGTTGGGTGAGATTGAGAGTGTTCTGGCCAGCAAGGTCTCTGGTGTCAAGGAGACTCTATCCTGCGTGTGGAAGCAGGGTGCAGAGGCAGGTTCAGAGAAGGTCGTGAGTCTGATCGTCATTGATCCAAGTGAGAACTTCGAGACTGTACACCAGGAGTGCTTAAAGGCgtctcagcatcatcttcccGACTACATGAGACCTTTCAAGATTTTACAAGTTGACGCACTTCCGAGATCTGCTTCTGGCAAGGCAGATCGCAAAGCAGCTTTGGTACTGGTCAATGAGATGCTGAATACTGACCTTGATGACCAAGTGCCTACCCACCATGACCTGTCTCAGAGCATTGAGCCTCTAGCGGACCCCCAGGACGCTGAGCTTGAGCAGGAGCTCATCTCAATCGTGAACAATGTTCTCAGCGACTCCTCAACATCAGGCCCTGCCATCACAGCAAAGACACTCCTCGTCGCAGCCGGCATTGACAGTCTCCGTGCAATGAGGATCTTGCGAGACATCAGGAAGCGATGGCCAGCATCCCGGAACCCTCAACTTGAGCCCTCACTGGCACTTCTCCTCGACAACAGCGCGACAATCCGTTCGATCTTTTTCCCTAGCAGTCAAGACATTGATGCTTCAGCCACGAAAGCTGGCAAGCAAGCCATAACAAAGGCTCAACTTGAGGCATTCTCCACGAAGCATACATCGGAGGTCCTGGACAAACTCAACCTCGCCAAGCCCGAAATTGAGATGATTCTGCCCGCAACTAGCACCCAGAGTCAATTGGCTGTGAGTTTTGCCATGGACAAGCGCAATTACATCAGCCATACCATGCTCAGAATCAAGCCAGATGTCTCTGTACCAGCTCTCAGGGACGCCATTGAGGTGACGATGTCGAGACAGCCCATCTATCGAACGGCAATGCTTCCCTGTGACGACGCTCTTTCCCCGTTCCTCCAAGTTGTTTTGACACCAGACGCATGGCAGAGATCAAGCGACAACTCTGATCGGATTGCTCTCAGGAGAGCCAGCGCTGATAGTATTTCTGGCGACGCACAAACCTGGCTAGACCTGGCGGAGGAGGATCTCAGCCTCGAGTCGCATAGACTGTACCATGTACAGATCATTGATCCCGAGGAGGCTGACACTAGTGCTCTTTTGATCATCAGCGCTGCTCACTGCATCTGCGACGGTCCTTCACTTGAAGTGCTGATGACAGACATCACTCGCCAATACGCCGGCCTTGAGCCACTTCCACGTCAAGGAATCTATGATGCCATTTTTGAATGGGCATCAAGTGTCAACCCAGAGACAGACCAACTGTGGCAGAAGGCTCTGGAAGGATGGGAGACTGAGCCGCTTGGAGCCATCAGCGGTAACAACGTCAAGCCGACTTCAACCAAGACTCGTCAACATGCCATGGTACAACACACCAGTCCGATTCCTTGGCAGCTTCTCGAGGGTAAGAGCAGGGCACTGGGAGGCTCCCCGCTAACGATTCTCCAAGCTTCTTGGGCCATGCTTCTACACATCCTCTCCGAGGCAGACACAGATGACGTGACCTTTGGCAGCGTTCTTTCAGGTCACGATGAATTTGTCCACGGCCCAACATTTTCTGTTGTGCCTTGTCGAGTTGGCTTGCCCGAAGTGCAGACTCTCAAAGAGCTCGTCAGCAGCCTGATGGACCATTCCAGATTTGCCCAGAGTCACAGGCATACATCCTTTGGCGTCTTCAAGACACTCCCATACAACACTGCACTGGCCTTGCAAGCATACCCCCAACCCGAAGATGATGGATCAGACAAGGCACCTTTGCTCTGGACTGAGATCTCAAATCCGGCTATACGTTACGACTTTGCCATGTTTGCGGAGGTCTTCCCCACGAACCCGAACTCGCCTGACAAGAATGGAAGATTCGATGATGTCGTGTTCAAGTTGACGTATCGCGACGAGACATTCTCAGACACTTCTGCAACATGCATCATCAAGCAGTTTGCGGCACTCACCGAGACTATCCTGGCGTCACTACCTGACAACCTGGTACAGAGTCTCCCTGCGCGCATTGACAGAGACCTATTGTCTGCTGAGGGGACGATCCCCGTGGTAGAAGAAGGCTTGGACGACGCAAATAGAGAAACTCGCGACAGAGCTCAACTTCTGCATGCTCAGTTCGAGGATCAAGCTGCATCGACACCCGATCTTCTTGCACTGAGCTTCTACTCTTCACTCGACACCGCTCCCGTCGAGATGAGCTACGCAGAGCTTGATGCTAGAGCCAACGGTCTGGCGAACATATTGCGCGAGCAAGACATTGACATCATTCCCATCTGCATGGAACGCAGTATCGAGCTCTATGTAGCTGTCCTGGCCATTCTAAAGGCTGGGTCTGCATGGTGTCCTATTGACACAACGTCTCCAGTACAACGTCGAACGTCTCTCATCGCTCGAGCGCAGAGCAAAGTGCTGCTTACGACTAGCGAGTCATTACCTCTGGTGGAGCCTTGCCTCGCTCAAGACGCACTTAAAGACGTTCAAGTCATCCTTGTTGATAAGTACAACGACCACCAGACATCGGTCCGTGCTAGACCACGTGAAAGCGTTGCTAAGATCACTGGACAAGATTTGGCATATCTTCTATGGACTTCCGGGACCACAGGTGAGCCCAAGGGTGTCATGATTCAGCACAGCGCTGCTACCCAAGCGATGCGCGACCTGCAAGTCCTCGTCGAGCACGACGATCGTGAGCAGGTTCGCACCTTGCAACTCTCCGCTTACAGCTTCGATGTCTTTGTACAAGATCTGTTCTATACCTGGGGCTTGGCGGGAAGTGTCATCAGCGGTACAAGAGAGCTAGTCTTGGGCACATTCACCGAGTTCATCTGGAAGTCTCGCCCAACTCACGCTCATCTGACACCTTCGTTTGGAGCCAGTATTGCAGTTCAGGAACTCAAGGGTTCAACTCTTCAATACGTCACGTTTATTGGCGAAAAGCTGACTGAAGACGTCGCCGAGGCTTGGGCGCATCCCGATATCACGACTCGCGCATACAACACGTATGGGCCAGCTGAGAACGCTGTCGTCTCTACGATGCGACAGTTCTTTGGCAAGAGTCGAGACACGGCTAAAGCTGCCAATGTTGGCTTTCCTCTGGATCACTGCACGGCCTACGCTGTTCGCGAGGTTGACAACTCACAAGGCACCAAGCGATGGGAGCTTGTTCCTCGGTACGGAGTTGGTGAGCTTGCTCTGGGCGGTGCACAAGTCGGCAAAGGCTACCTAGCAAACGAAGTCAAGACTACCAAAGCATTCATCCAGGGCGGTCCAGGCATCGACGAGCGCATCTATCTCACTGGAGATCTCGTGCGATTGAACGACCATGGCTTTGAGTTCCTGGGTCGAAACGACGATCTCGTCAAGATCACTGGCATTCGTATTGAACTCAGTGAGATCAGCGCAGCGTGCGCAAGCTTGAAGGATGACGACGCTGCGGTTGAACACGTCGAGACACTGTATCTCCAGCGTCCAGGTGCACCCGCTGGCAATAACAACAAAGTCGTCGTCACGTTTGTCTCGGTCAAGACTGGTGATGTTGACACTGCAAAGATCAGATCCCAGGTGTTCAAGAGGGCCAAAGATCTCTTACCTGCTTACATGGTGCCTGGCCACGTTGTTGTTCTGGATACGACCATGCCGAGGACTGCCTCTAACAAGGTTGATCGCAAGGCGCTGCAGGCTATTTACGCGGAGTCGGATCTCAATGTGTTGGCTGGTAAAGATGACTCGGCACAGTCTCAAGGACAGAGTCACCAAGCCAAGCAGCAGTGGACGAAGGATCAGCTTTCCATTCTCCAGACAATCGCCGGACACTTCAACATCCCAATGGAGAACCTCTCCTCGGATGACAGTTTGGCGGGGCTTGGTCTCAGCTCACTGCAAGTTACGAAGCTTGCTTGGCTTCTGAGGCGAGAGCTCAAGTGCCAAGTTGGAGTCCTGGATCTCATGAGATGTGAGTCTCTGGGAGAGCTGGTCGATGTCACGCTTAGTCGGATGCCAAAGAAGGCCGAGGAAGTTGAGCTACCAGCCCAAACAGGCGACACAGAAACATCATGGCTTGCATCTATCAAGAAGGCACTTACTGATAACATCAAGGGTGGCATGCGACCCTCCGATACGCAGTACATCCTACCCGCGACACCCATGCAAGAGTCCCTGATCGTCGAGACTATGCTCGAGCCACAAGCTTACTGGGCCCATCGCGTGTTTGATCTCAGCCACTTAGACGACGTCGATGAACGCCAGTTGAAGAGAGCTTGGACTGCTGCAGCCAAGCGCTTCGACATCCTCCGAACTGTCTTTGTCCCCTTGACACAACTCGACGTAGATGGCACCGACAACACAGTGTCTTGGGCTCGTGAGAAGGGTGTTCACTCTACGATTCTCCAGTTGATTCGAGAAACGCCAAGTTTGCACTGGTCCCAGATTCGATCTGAGGAAGATCAAAGCCTCAGTGAACTGGCTAAGAAGTTGCAGCTTGAGTTGTCTCCAACAACCATCATTGAGGCACCGTGGGCTGTCACTTTTGtcgaaaacaccaagacgatgatgctcAGTATGCACCACGCCCTCTACGATGCAGTGGCATCTGATGTCTTCCTGGAGACTGTCACGAGCTTGTATCACATGGAGTCTGTCGGAGATGTAGGCGGAGTTGTGCAGTTTGAGACTGGTCTCGGCCTAGGCCTGTTGCCGACTCCATCCAAGAGAGATGAAGCAGCTGCGCTATGGAGTCGTCGACTGGATGAGATCAGCAGGACAGCCTCTAGAGACACGTTGAATGCGCCTTTCCCTAACCTCACTCAATCTCGACAAAAACAGGTTCAAAAGATTCTGATGTCGAGGAAAGACATTCCTGCTCCATTCCTCCAATCTACTTCGGCAGTTGCACTTACAACACTACTTCAATCCGCCTTTGGTTGCGTTCTCGCCTCATACCTCGAACTCGATGCCGTCGTACTCGGTCACACTATCTCACAGAGAGTCATTCACCCAGATCTCGCACGAGTTGTTGGTCCCGCAATAGCCACGCTGCCTCTCATTGTTCGCTCCAATGCTGCTTCATCCGAGGAACTCTGGAAGGAGATGGCTACCGAGTCAGCACAGATGTTTCAGAGCACACACAACCTCCATCCCGTGgatgtcaagaagatgcTCAATCGAGGAAGCGGGAGCAGCAATGCTCCATTCCCGGGTCTTTTTGTCTATCATCCCGCATCAGATGAAAACCAAGGTGAAGCTAGTCAGTCCATGTTCAAGGAGATTGGACAGGCATTGTCGCTCAACGTTGAGCATCCACTTGCTTTGAACATCTTTGAGGCCAATGGAACTATCGAGCTCACTGGAGATGGACGTCGTATTTCTCAGGCACAGTTGGACCTTTTGCTCAACCAGATCCTTGCCCAAGCGCAACTCATGACCAGGGCCCCCAAGACTCCTTTGACTCAGCTCCAGAACAGAATGAGTAAGAGTCTTCTGTCCATCAGTGGTGAAATTTCCAGCCAAGAGACCGAAGCTGTCAATCCAACTCGAGACGTTTCCTCCCACGCATCGGAGCGTCCAGATTGGATCGCCGTTGAGGAAGTCGTGTTTCAACCTTcggatgatgacgaggagattACTTCCAAGACCATTACCTATGCCCAGCTCGAGAAACTCACCAATGCCATCGCTACGAAAATAATCCAGCATGAGGCTCGTCTACAGCCTGATGATCCTGTAGCTATGTGCCTTGGTAGAGATATCAAGTCATTGGCAGTCACCCTGGCCATTTTCCGTGGTGGATTCGTGTATCTTCCCGTAGATGAGGATCTTCCACCAGCTCGCAAACAGCTCCTCATTCGAGATGCGGGTGCTAAGCTGGTGATCACAACCGAAGAACTTGTCGGTGACTTGGGACTAGACGATGCCAATGACCCTCCTCTACTGCTTCTTCCTGACACGAATGATGACATCGATGTCATACTTTCGTGGCCTGTATCTGAGATCCCACCATCGACCGGCATTGGCGGTTATCTCCTCTACACCTCTGGCTCTACTGGCCGTCCCAAGGGTGTCCGAGTTTCCAACAGCAATCTCTGCCACTTCATCTCTGCATTCAGCACCCGATTGATTGAACACTCGCCCGCTACCGCAAGACTCGGCGGTGTTGGGAAGTACCTCAACCTGACTTCCCGCGCCTTCGATCCTCATCTGACACAGCTTTTCGTGCCCTGGCATCTTGGTCATCGGGTCGTCATCGGAAAGGACCGCACGGCTATGATGGCGAATCTGAAGGAGCTAATCAACGAGTTGAATGTCACACATTTCGGATCTGTTCCGTCGGTGCTGAGCCAATTGAGGCTACGACCAGAGGATGTTCCATCTGTGAGAGTAGTAACGACTGGTGGAGAGAAGGCCTCGAATGAGCTTTTGAACACGTGGGCCCAGAGGCAAGGCTCAGATGCGGCAGACGATCGAGCTgttctcttcaacttctaCGGCCCTACAGAAGTCACTATCGGATGTTTAGGACATTCTGTGCATCAAGACTCCAACGCTCGCAACCTTGGACTTCCATTACAAGGTCTTGAAGCTCTACTTCTATGTCCCAATAGTGATGGCGACAGTCTTATCATTGCTAGAAGAGGCCAACCAGGTGAACTCTGCATCGCTGGTCCTCAAGTGGCAATGGGCTATCTCAACCGTCCTGTCGAACAAGCCAAGAGCTTCCAGACTATTTCTCTCCCCGATGGCAGCAGCAAGAGAGTCTATCGAACAGGTGAtatgatgaggatgatgaacgACGGCTCACTCGAGTTCCTTGGCAGAGCTGATCAGCAAACCAAGATTCGCGGACAGCGGCTTGAGCTGGATGAGGTCGTTGGCTTCCTGAAGCAAGTTGCAGGTGACAAGggtgactttgactttgcaGCGACGGTTGCTTCCACGGGAGATGATAGCTCAaaccagcaacaacagctgCTGGGCTTCATCGCTAGGAAGACCGGTAGTCCCAAGGGTCAGGCTGAACAGGAGGTTGAGCTACTTGAGGTCCAAGACGAGGAGTCAACTTCACTACTCGAGATGATTGAACACGAGTGTCAAGACAAACTCCCTGCTTTCATGGTACCGACACTGGTTTGGGTTTCCAAGATCCCATACCTCGCCGCTTCTGGCAAAGTTGACACCAAGATCTTGGCGCGTTTGGCAAAGGACTTCCTAGCCACTCAGCTAGATCACGACGGAGATGACACCAACTCGGGAGGCGTGCTTGGATCAAAGACCAGCTTGAGTGCAAAGGAGTTGGGTGTGGTTGCGGCTATAGAAGAGGCCGTCGGTGGCAGCGTCAAGGCATCGAGCACCAGCAGCATCCAACGTCTTGGTATCGACAGTCTTTCGGCAGTGAACTTGGTCTCTCTTCTGAGAAAACGTGGCTTTTCTCAGTTGAAGATGACTCATCTCCTCTCTTCATCGTGCACAGTTGCAGATATTGCAAGACTTGCTGATGACCCCGACAGCGGTAGTCCAACTAACAGCACGCCTTTGTCGACGCCCCCATCGACGGACGATCGACAGACCCCGACTCTGAGCGTGTCAGACCTCGGCCCCCTTCCAGAAGGCCTTGATGCATCCAACATCGAAGCTGTCCTTCCTTGTCTCCCTCTCCAGTCTGCTCTCATCGCGCGCTCTCTCGTTTGGCTCAGTGCCTTCAACGAAAGAGAGAACGCCGAGGGACATGATGTTCCA
It encodes:
- a CDS encoding acyl-CoA N-acyltransferase; amino-acid sequence: MTTDRTTSVAPPRNPTPPKEAWDTSKETSFRLPDGETNIWIANTGHGDGNDYLVGSGDTTLARWSMDGRETRISPAMVNDNRAQFGPVFELEILNSDVADPRSPFASHGRQQDLALTWASVYALWLHPDHRDDDLIAISVDSQRIGEYIKCTGLGVLSPFSPTTTPRETIYWLSHDAFWQGAGAPDSQHWLQSRPEVTSFPGFNGTMGVFANQLGFTRKGNVCTVHPVRPPKPKPGIVIYSRFIVELGQQLQIRHIDASNPVHFETYKRWQNSDRVNKAWKERGPDEHHRAYLAKQLEDPHTMSCVFEWDGELAGYTEIGWVMEDNAACFFGSNCNITVGEHDQNSHIIVGEERFRGGKRYQAVATSIKHCCFLRDPRTKQVIAEPEYDLNHVQIQDRFLPQERKKRFHLPHKTAMLFALQRERFFQEAHFV